The proteins below come from a single Jaculus jaculus isolate mJacJac1 chromosome X, mJacJac1.mat.Y.cur, whole genome shotgun sequence genomic window:
- the LOC123456585 gene encoding synaptonemal complex protein 3-like: MTANVPDKGKTPKDKPLQIVTLFSDTSSEEHEHVATQNPVENIPPIGNSQESISSIQEEQQARNNVQRMFQELQGDIIRSFVAKSKRFQRNTNASLKTLSFKLKHIVKTQKKKRDDIHSKYSKILLPLFEQWENDVQNYTKEEEKFLSMCQEKAKSIYQARMAQQNKFEESKKFYGQLLKSIKDMEENNRNIIIGEESKVKKEMDNLKKELLNETQHQDMEMLEKFLESLLPESDEERMST, encoded by the exons ATGACTGCAAACGTACCCGACAAAGGAAAGACCCCCAAGGACAAACCTTTGCAAATTGTAACGTTGTTTTCAGATACTTCTTCTGAAGAGCATGAACACGTAGCTACACAAAATCCAG TTGAAAACATTCCACCAATTGGAAATAGCCAGGAGAGCATATCTTCTATACAAGAGGAGCAGCAGGCtag gAATAATGTTCAGAGGATGTTCCAGGAACTTCAAG GTGACATCATACGGTCTTTTGTTGCAAAGAGTAAGCGATTTCAAAGGAATACCAATGCTTCTCTGAAAACCCTGAGTTTCAAACTTAAGCATATtgtaaaaacacagaaaaagaaaag AGATGATATTCATTCTAAATACTCTAAGATACTTCTGCCTTTGTTTGAACAATGGGAAAATGATGTGCAGAACtatacaaaagaagaagaaaaatttttg agtATGTGTCAAGAGAAGGCAAAGAGTATATATCAAGCTAGAATGGCCCAGCAAAATAAGTTTGAAGAAAGTAAAAAGTTTTATGGCCAGCTTTTAAAG AGTATCAAAGACATGGAGGAGAATAACAGAAATATTATTATTGGTGAAGAAAgtaaagtgaaaaaagaaatggacaacTTGAAAAAAGAACTCTTGAATGAAACT CAACATCAGGACATGGAAATGCTTGAAAAGTTCTTAGAATCACTGCTACCTGAAAGTGATGAAGAAAGAATGTCAACCTAA